A single genomic interval of Mucilaginibacter robiniae harbors:
- the hisS gene encoding histidine--tRNA ligase, with translation MALVKPSVPKGTRDFSPAEMVKRNYIFDTIKSVFRKYGYQQIETPTMENSSTLMGKYGEEGDKLIFRILNSGDYLAKVTPEQLAARNSQLTAQISEKALRYDLTVPFARYVVQHQNEITFPFKRFQVQPVWRADRPQKGRYREFYQCDADVVGSDSLLNEAEFILIYDEALSRLGLQDFTIKINNRKILSGIAEIIGKPELIVDMTVAIDKLDKIGLDGVVAELLTKGFTQADIDQLEPVILLQGSNVEKLDQLKAILASSATGLKGIEELETIFTYLQSFTLQKATVELDITLARGLNYYTGAIFEVKTNEALMGSIGGGGRYDDLTGMFGLKGLTGAGISFGADRIYDVLEELKLFPAASNQTTQVLISTFDKEGEVFALPLLQQLRNANINVELYPAGAKIKKQFDYANNKNIPYVVVIGSDEVQSGQLTFKNMQTGDQQKLSQTDIVNLLSNQ, from the coding sequence ATGGCATTGGTAAAACCCTCGGTACCTAAAGGCACGCGCGATTTCTCGCCCGCCGAAATGGTAAAACGCAACTATATATTTGATACAATAAAATCAGTTTTCCGCAAATATGGCTATCAGCAAATTGAAACGCCGACGATGGAAAACTCTTCAACCCTGATGGGTAAATATGGTGAGGAAGGCGATAAATTAATATTCCGGATTTTAAATAGTGGAGATTATCTAGCCAAAGTTACTCCTGAACAACTAGCTGCCCGCAACTCGCAACTCACCGCCCAAATTTCCGAAAAAGCGCTGCGTTACGACTTAACCGTTCCCTTTGCTCGCTATGTAGTACAGCACCAAAACGAAATTACGTTTCCTTTCAAGCGCTTTCAGGTACAACCTGTTTGGCGGGCTGATAGGCCGCAAAAAGGGCGTTACCGCGAATTTTACCAATGCGATGCCGATGTGGTAGGTTCCGATTCTTTATTAAACGAAGCCGAATTTATCCTTATTTATGACGAAGCCCTGAGCCGCTTAGGTTTACAGGACTTTACCATTAAAATTAACAACCGCAAAATACTATCGGGCATAGCCGAAATTATTGGCAAGCCGGAGCTAATTGTGGACATGACTGTAGCTATTGATAAGCTGGATAAAATTGGTTTAGATGGCGTAGTAGCCGAACTATTAACCAAAGGCTTTACCCAAGCTGATATTGACCAACTAGAGCCGGTTATTCTGTTGCAAGGTTCTAATGTCGAAAAGCTGGATCAACTGAAAGCGATCCTAGCTTCATCAGCCACAGGCTTGAAAGGCATTGAAGAACTGGAAACCATTTTTACTTACCTGCAAAGCTTCACCTTACAAAAAGCTACCGTTGAGCTGGATATTACTTTAGCTCGTGGTTTAAACTACTACACCGGCGCTATATTCGAGGTAAAAACCAACGAAGCATTGATGGGCAGTATTGGCGGTGGTGGCCGTTATGATGACCTGACCGGCATGTTCGGCTTGAAAGGCTTAACTGGTGCCGGCATATCTTTTGGGGCCGACCGTATTTATGATGTACTGGAAGAGCTAAAGCTATTCCCCGCAGCCAGCAATCAAACAACACAGGTGCTTATTTCTACTTTTGATAAAGAAGGTGAAGTGTTTGCATTACCACTGTTACAACAACTGCGTAATGCCAACATTAATGTCGAGCTTTATCCGGCTGGTGCTAAAATTAAAAAGCAGTTTGATTACGCCAATAACAAGAACATTCCTTACGTTGTTGTAATTGGTAGTGATGAAGTGCAAAGCGGTCAGCTTACTTTTAAAAACATGCAAACCGGCGACCAGCAAAAGCTATCACAAACCGATATTGTAAATCTTTTAAGCAACCAATAA
- a CDS encoding peptidylprolyl isomerase, whose product MKKLLTFCFLFLATGLLAKAPRNQYVRIKTTYGECIIRLYNETPKHRDNFVKLTKQGFYNGTLFHRVIQNFMIQGGDPDSKKAQPGAELGNGDVKYTIPAEFRDSLFHKRGVLAAAREGDNVNPSKASSGCQFYIVEGRRFTDGRLDTLEQTRLKGRKIPAWQREWYKSVGGVPHLDQNYTVYGEVVSGLDMVDRIAAVAKDPRDRPLHDVPMQVELLSKKECKQLDQLLHINS is encoded by the coding sequence ATGAAAAAGCTGCTTACTTTTTGCTTCCTGTTTTTAGCTACTGGTTTGCTGGCCAAAGCTCCACGTAATCAGTATGTACGCATTAAAACCACTTATGGCGAATGCATTATCCGTTTGTATAACGAAACGCCTAAGCACCGCGATAACTTTGTTAAACTTACTAAACAGGGCTTCTACAACGGTACGCTGTTTCATAGGGTAATACAAAACTTTATGATTCAGGGTGGCGACCCAGATTCGAAAAAAGCACAGCCAGGTGCTGAGCTGGGTAATGGCGATGTGAAATATACTATACCGGCTGAGTTTCGCGACAGCTTGTTCCATAAGCGGGGCGTACTGGCAGCAGCACGCGAAGGCGACAATGTGAACCCCAGCAAAGCTTCCAGCGGATGCCAATTTTATATTGTGGAAGGCCGTCGCTTTACCGATGGCAGGTTGGATACTTTAGAACAAACCCGCCTCAAAGGCCGCAAAATACCCGCCTGGCAGCGCGAGTGGTATAAATCGGTAGGTGGTGTACCTCACCTGGACCAGAACTACACGGTTTATGGCGAAGTGGTAAGCGGTCTGGATATGGTTGACCGCATTGCCGCTGTAGCTAAAGACCCACGCGACCGCCCATTACATGACGTTCCGATGCAGGTTGAACTACTGAGTAAAAAAGAATGCAAGCAACTGGATCAGTTGCTTCATATTAATTCTTAA
- a CDS encoding exodeoxyribonuclease III → MKIITYNVNGIRSAMSKNWLSWLQATDADVICLQEIKATPDVLTDLFLVEQMGYQHYWFPAEKKGYSGTAIFTKQTPNHIAYGCGIPDFDREGRNIRVDFDDISVMSVYFPSGSSGDERQGFKYRFLDEFGEYLNQLKWAYPKLVVSGDYNICHKPIDIHNPKSNANSSGFLPEERAWMDEFVASGFVDSFRYLNKEPHNYTWWSFRAGARNKNLGWRIDYNMVTTDLQNHIARAAILPEARHSDHCPVLLELSL, encoded by the coding sequence ATGAAAATTATTACTTACAATGTTAATGGTATCCGGTCGGCCATGAGCAAGAACTGGCTATCTTGGTTACAGGCTACAGATGCAGATGTAATTTGTTTACAAGAAATCAAGGCAACGCCTGATGTACTGACCGATTTGTTTCTGGTAGAACAAATGGGCTATCAGCACTATTGGTTTCCGGCCGAAAAGAAAGGCTATAGCGGTACGGCTATCTTTACCAAACAGACGCCCAACCATATAGCTTATGGCTGTGGCATTCCTGATTTTGATCGTGAGGGCCGTAATATCCGGGTGGATTTTGATGATATATCCGTCATGAGCGTATATTTTCCGTCAGGATCAAGCGGCGATGAACGGCAGGGCTTTAAATACCGTTTTCTGGACGAGTTTGGCGAATACCTTAACCAACTGAAATGGGCTTACCCCAAACTGGTAGTATCCGGCGATTACAACATCTGCCACAAACCTATTGATATTCATAATCCTAAATCTAACGCTAACTCATCAGGCTTTTTACCGGAAGAACGGGCGTGGATGGATGAGTTTGTAGCTTCAGGCTTTGTAGATAGTTTCAGATACCTGAACAAAGAGCCGCACAACTACACTTGGTGGAGCTTTAGAGCCGGTGCCCGTAACAAAAACCTGGGCTGGCGTATTGATTACAACATGGTAACTACTGACCTGCAAAACCATATTGCCCGTGCAGCTATTTTACCCGAAGCCCGCCACTCCGACCATTGCCCTGTACTGCTGGAACTAAGTTTATGA
- a CDS encoding BON domain-containing protein, translating into MNRRVDREISAFIKGGLVKLYVIAPVQKMFTTVAVVAALSSIAGCSQQKKDKEIKADITIKAKTDVNFVGVNYTVDQGIVTLTGTSPAQKTKEAVEHTVKSINIIKGVNNQIKVGSVLLDNDYTLKLAVDSVLADYPAVEARVEQQVVTLLGKTPKQEAGKLLPAIDKLHPAKVENELVME; encoded by the coding sequence ATGAACAGAAGAGTGGACCGTGAGATTAGTGCGTTTATTAAAGGTGGTTTAGTAAAGCTTTATGTAATTGCACCTGTACAAAAAATGTTTACCACTGTTGCCGTGGTCGCAGCCTTAAGTAGCATAGCAGGTTGTAGTCAGCAAAAAAAAGATAAAGAAATTAAGGCTGATATTACCATCAAGGCCAAAACCGATGTAAACTTTGTTGGGGTAAACTATACGGTAGATCAGGGTATAGTTACACTTACCGGCACATCGCCCGCTCAAAAAACCAAAGAAGCTGTTGAGCATACCGTCAAAAGTATCAACATTATCAAAGGCGTTAATAATCAAATTAAGGTAGGCTCTGTACTTTTAGACAATGATTACACGCTTAAACTAGCAGTTGATAGCGTATTGGCTGATTACCCGGCTGTAGAAGCCCGTGTTGAACAACAAGTAGTTACTTTGCTAGGCAAAACACCTAAGCAGGAAGCGGGAAAGCTATTACCTGCTATTGATAAACTACACCCGGCTAAAGTTGAGAACGAGCTGGTAATGGAGTAG
- a CDS encoding lmo0937 family membrane protein, translating to MRSLLYIIAVILIIGWILGAFVYSVGGLIHILLVIAIISLILGFLRRDTAL from the coding sequence ATGAGATCCTTATTGTATATTATCGCAGTTATTTTAATTATTGGCTGGATATTAGGTGCATTCGTTTATTCAGTTGGCGGATTAATACATATATTATTAGTTATTGCTATCATATCCTTAATTCTGGGCTTCCTCAGAAGAGATACAGCACTGTAA
- a CDS encoding MmcQ/YjbR family DNA-binding protein produces the protein MNIEEIRDYCLLKPAVTESFPFGDDTLVFKAADKVFLLIGLKASNRFNVKCNPERAIELREQYTEVQPGFHMNKVHWNTVYTDGQLTRQQLCDMIDHSYTLIVQSLPKKVRASFTNNVE, from the coding sequence ATGAACATTGAAGAAATACGCGACTATTGTCTGCTTAAACCAGCGGTAACCGAAAGCTTTCCGTTTGGCGATGATACCTTGGTGTTTAAAGCTGCCGATAAAGTATTTTTATTGATAGGACTAAAGGCGAGTAACCGTTTTAACGTAAAATGCAACCCTGAGAGGGCTATAGAGTTGCGGGAGCAATATACAGAGGTGCAACCCGGCTTTCACATGAATAAAGTACATTGGAATACTGTTTATACCGATGGCCAGCTTACACGCCAGCAATTGTGCGACATGATTGATCATTCATATACCTTAATTGTACAAAGCTTACCTAAAAAGGTACGTGCTTCTTTTACTAATAATGTTGAATAG
- a CDS encoding ABC transporter permease — MLTYLLRKTLYGLAVMLGIVVVVFFLFNILPVDPARMTQGQRADVQSLEAVRKEFGLDKSLPVQFAYYLNDLSPIGLHERTTEEQQKYHYVRLFPVSAHKVLALKWPYLRRSYQTHKEVAAILLEVIPNTLILAVCAMLLAIVLGIFLGVLSAVHQNSWIDRLAVGFSVLGISAPSFFAGILIAWLFGFVLSRYTGLDMTGSLHTYDPFKGEVTIWHNLVLPALTLGLRPLAIIVQLTRNSMLEVLSQDYIRTAKAKGLSRNAIVYRHALPNALNPVITAIANWFASLLAGAFFVEYIFGYNGLGKVTVDALEMSDFPVIIGSILFIAFIFVIINILVDIIYVWIDPRVKLN; from the coding sequence ATGTTGACTTACCTGCTCCGCAAAACCCTTTATGGACTAGCTGTAATGCTGGGCATTGTGGTAGTGGTATTCTTTTTATTCAACATTTTGCCGGTTGACCCGGCTCGTATGACGCAGGGGCAGCGTGCCGACGTGCAATCTTTGGAGGCTGTACGTAAAGAGTTCGGTTTAGATAAATCCTTGCCTGTTCAGTTTGCTTATTACCTGAACGATCTTTCACCTATTGGTCTGCATGAGCGTACCACTGAAGAGCAGCAGAAATACCATTATGTTCGGCTCTTTCCCGTTTCAGCCCATAAGGTATTAGCTTTGAAATGGCCTTATTTACGCCGTTCATATCAAACGCATAAAGAAGTAGCGGCTATTCTGCTGGAGGTGATTCCAAATACACTGATATTGGCGGTTTGCGCTATGCTGCTGGCTATTGTACTAGGCATATTCTTGGGCGTACTCAGCGCTGTACATCAAAACTCGTGGATTGACCGCTTGGCCGTAGGCTTTTCGGTACTGGGTATTTCGGCTCCCTCATTTTTTGCCGGTATTTTGATAGCCTGGTTGTTTGGCTTTGTACTAAGCCGATATACTGGGCTGGACATGACGGGTAGTCTGCATACTTACGATCCGTTTAAAGGAGAGGTTACTATCTGGCACAACCTGGTACTACCGGCTCTTACGCTGGGGCTACGCCCGCTAGCTATTATTGTGCAGCTTACCCGCAACTCCATGCTTGAGGTACTAAGCCAAGATTACATTCGTACAGCTAAAGCTAAAGGATTAAGCCGAAATGCTATTGTATATCGCCATGCGCTGCCTAATGCACTGAACCCGGTTATTACAGCTATTGCCAACTGGTTCGCCTCGTTGCTGGCCGGAGCCTTTTTTGTAGAGTATATATTCGGTTACAATGGACTGGGTAAAGTAACGGTAGATGCACTGGAGATGTCGGATTTCCCGGTGATTATTGGCTCTATCTTGTTCATTGCTTTTATTTTTGTAATCATTAATATCTTGGTCGATATTATTTACGTGTGGATAGACCCAAGAGTGAAACTGAATTAA
- a CDS encoding BT_3928 family protein, giving the protein MKNALIWFCRIAVGLLFIFSGLIKANDPLGFSYKLQEYFEVFHVTFLNGLALTLAIVLCALEMILGFALLLGLRISSVTWGLLLLIIFFGFLTFYSAYFKVVQTCGCFGDAIPLTPWQSFEKDMVLLALVLVVFSNRSRLQPLVSAQTETRWLVFAVVVALGVGVYTYNFLPVIDFLPYKVGANLPDEMKTPPGAQPDEYELTYNLKNKNTGATKNITDKEYLKSGIWKDNSWQIQGDPERRLVKQGFTPKIRDLAIHDAQGNDYTQELLANPFYNLIVVAYNLQDINEAAIGELNALAINLVQNYNIRTVLLTANSVPDAQAFAKAHHWAGEIFYADGVPLKTMVRSNPGILLMKNGTVINKWHFHTMPDYNRLVKQYLQKR; this is encoded by the coding sequence ATGAAAAATGCGCTAATCTGGTTTTGCCGTATTGCCGTTGGGCTGCTGTTCATCTTTTCAGGACTGATTAAGGCTAATGACCCACTGGGCTTTTCGTACAAGCTACAGGAGTATTTTGAGGTATTTCACGTAACTTTTTTAAACGGCTTAGCTTTAACGTTGGCTATTGTACTATGCGCGTTGGAAATGATTTTAGGCTTTGCTCTGCTATTAGGCTTACGCATCAGTTCGGTAACTTGGGGACTGTTGCTGCTCATTATATTTTTTGGTTTCCTGACATTTTATTCGGCTTATTTTAAAGTTGTACAAACCTGTGGCTGCTTTGGCGATGCTATTCCGCTAACCCCTTGGCAATCGTTCGAGAAGGATATGGTGCTGCTGGCCTTAGTACTGGTGGTATTTTCAAATCGGAGCAGATTACAGCCGCTGGTGAGTGCACAAACGGAAACTCGCTGGTTGGTTTTTGCTGTAGTGGTAGCTTTAGGCGTAGGTGTGTACACCTATAACTTTTTGCCGGTAATTGACTTTCTGCCTTATAAAGTAGGCGCTAATCTGCCCGATGAAATGAAAACGCCTCCCGGCGCTCAGCCCGACGAATATGAACTAACGTATAATCTGAAAAATAAAAATACGGGCGCTACTAAAAACATTACCGACAAAGAATATCTGAAAAGCGGCATCTGGAAAGATAACAGCTGGCAGATACAAGGCGACCCGGAACGCCGGTTGGTAAAGCAAGGGTTTACCCCGAAAATACGCGACTTGGCTATTCATGATGCGCAGGGTAATGATTATACACAGGAACTGCTGGCTAACCCATTTTATAACCTGATTGTGGTAGCCTATAATTTACAGGATATTAATGAAGCGGCTATAGGAGAACTGAATGCCTTAGCCATAAACCTGGTTCAGAACTATAATATTCGTACGGTACTGCTTACTGCTAATTCGGTACCCGATGCGCAGGCTTTTGCCAAAGCACACCATTGGGCCGGTGAAATATTTTATGCTGATGGCGTGCCGCTGAAAACTATGGTACGGTCTAATCCGGGCATTTTGCTCATGAAGAACGGAACAGTGATCAACAAATGGCATTTCCATACGATGCCCGATTACAATAGGCTAGTAAAACAATATCTGCAAAAACGTTAA
- a CDS encoding DUF1599 domain-containing protein — translation MSNTLAEYEAVIKVCKELFIKKTRDYGTAWRILRPSSITDQIFIKAQRIRTLEEKKVSKVGDDIIGEYIGIVNYCLIALMQLESGPDTPTELSPEHVSQLFDEHSIATRELMLAKNHDYGEAWRDMRISSLTDLILMKLLRVKQIEDNQGQTVASEGVKANYQDMLNYAVFALIKMGIK, via the coding sequence TTGAGCAATACATTAGCTGAATACGAGGCGGTTATTAAAGTCTGCAAAGAGCTGTTCATCAAAAAAACGCGCGATTATGGCACCGCATGGCGTATTTTGCGACCATCATCTATTACCGATCAGATTTTTATTAAAGCGCAGCGTATCCGCACACTGGAAGAAAAAAAGGTTTCAAAAGTAGGAGATGATATTATAGGCGAATATATCGGCATTGTAAACTACTGCCTAATTGCCTTAATGCAACTGGAAAGCGGACCGGATACGCCAACAGAGTTATCGCCCGAACATGTAAGTCAGTTGTTTGATGAACACTCGATTGCTACCCGCGAACTGATGCTGGCTAAAAATCATGATTATGGCGAGGCTTGGCGCGATATGCGTATCAGTTCATTAACCGATTTAATTTTGATGAAGTTACTGCGTGTAAAGCAAATTGAAGACAACCAAGGGCAAACTGTAGCTTCGGAAGGGGTAAAAGCCAACTATCAGGATATGCTGAATTACGCTGTGTTTGCCTTGATAAAAATGGGAATAAAATGA
- the folP gene encoding dihydropteroate synthase, which produces MAKDTFFQKKATLNARGTLIDLTRPKVMGIINITPDSFYADSRQLVIEDAVKQAGFMLQQGATFLDLGAYSSRPGATDISVQEETDRLLPVVEAIVQTYPQAILSIDTFRASVAEAAIKTGAHLINDISGGQLDADMFATVARLQVPYILMHMKGTPQTMVQLAQYEDVFSEVFNYFVERYEKLRALGVHDVILDPGFGFAKKAEHSYALLNRLQDFDMLELPMLVGVSRKRMIYGLLNTTATEALNGTTVVNTIALMKGANILRVHDVKEAVEAVRIWVEVQRLC; this is translated from the coding sequence ATGGCTAAAGATACGTTTTTTCAGAAAAAGGCAACCTTAAATGCCCGCGGTACACTGATAGATTTAACCCGTCCAAAGGTGATGGGCATTATCAATATCACACCCGATTCTTTTTATGCCGATAGCCGTCAGCTTGTTATTGAAGATGCGGTAAAGCAAGCCGGATTCATGCTACAACAAGGTGCTACCTTTTTAGATTTAGGTGCCTATTCTTCACGCCCTGGTGCTACAGATATTTCGGTACAGGAAGAAACCGACCGCTTGCTGCCTGTAGTGGAAGCTATCGTTCAAACGTATCCGCAAGCCATTTTATCTATTGATACTTTTCGGGCTTCTGTAGCCGAAGCTGCTATCAAGACTGGAGCGCACCTTATTAATGATATATCGGGCGGGCAATTGGATGCTGATATGTTTGCTACTGTAGCCCGGTTGCAAGTACCTTATATTTTGATGCACATGAAAGGCACCCCTCAAACTATGGTGCAGCTGGCCCAGTATGAGGATGTGTTCAGTGAAGTGTTTAATTACTTTGTAGAACGTTATGAGAAACTACGTGCGTTGGGGGTACATGATGTGATTTTAGACCCAGGCTTTGGCTTTGCCAAAAAGGCCGAACATAGCTACGCTTTGCTTAACCGCTTGCAGGATTTTGATATGCTGGAACTGCCTATGCTGGTTGGCGTATCGCGCAAACGCATGATTTATGGTTTATTAAACACCACTGCTACCGAAGCCTTGAATGGCACTACCGTGGTAAATACCATAGCGTTAATGAAAGGTGCCAATATTTTGCGGGTACATGATGTAAAGGAAGCGGTAGAAGCAGTGAGGATTTGGGTAGAGGTGCAACGACTTTGCTAG
- a CDS encoding ATP-dependent DNA ligase — translation MKAFAQLFTALDETNKTNDKVKALKEYLLSVPDTDKMHMLALFTGRSPKRQINATQFRTWAIEASNIPAWLFEESYHVVGDLAEAVALMLPDYSNASNKTLTEWIAEINALNNQPEVEKHHWLMQSWAMLGRQERFVFNKILMGSFRVGVSQNLVIKALADVAGLDTATITHRLMGNWMPGTYQYEDLVHTDTATEDVSRPYPFFLAYPVQETSEKQKTPEALQTLLGDAAQWQAEWKWDGIRAQLIKRDGGIYIWSRGEDLATDKFPELHPFLQHLPDGTVIDGEILSFKEGQPLPFAVLQTRIGRKTLNKKILEESPVALIAYDCLEYNGEDIRYKTQAERRLALESLQQTTPFPEMFRISPIITFNSWEELAEIREQSRGMTAEGIMLKRKEAHYQVGRRRGDWWKWKIDPLSIDAVMVYAQKGHGRRADLYTDYTFAVWDGDKLVPFAKAYSGLTDTEINKVDAFVKRNTLEKFGPVRTVKPELVFEIGFEGINKSTRHKSGVALRFPRILRWRHDKPKEEADTIETLKALLGE, via the coding sequence ATGAAGGCCTTTGCACAACTATTCACTGCTTTAGATGAAACGAACAAAACCAACGATAAGGTTAAAGCACTGAAAGAATACTTGCTAAGTGTGCCTGATACGGATAAAATGCACATGCTGGCTTTATTTACCGGACGAAGCCCTAAGCGGCAAATTAATGCCACGCAATTTCGCACCTGGGCTATTGAGGCTTCTAATATTCCGGCTTGGTTGTTTGAAGAAAGTTACCATGTAGTAGGTGATTTAGCCGAAGCTGTCGCCTTAATGTTGCCCGATTATAGCAATGCCAGTAACAAAACATTAACAGAGTGGATAGCTGAGATTAATGCGCTGAATAATCAGCCTGAAGTAGAAAAGCATCATTGGCTTATGCAATCATGGGCAATGTTGGGCCGACAGGAGCGCTTTGTATTTAACAAGATATTGATGGGCAGTTTCCGGGTAGGTGTTTCACAGAATTTGGTGATTAAAGCTTTAGCTGATGTAGCCGGACTGGACACCGCCACTATTACGCACCGCTTAATGGGTAACTGGATGCCAGGTACCTATCAATATGAAGATTTAGTGCATACTGATACGGCTACAGAAGACGTATCAAGGCCATATCCTTTCTTTTTGGCTTACCCGGTGCAGGAAACTTCTGAAAAGCAGAAAACGCCAGAAGCACTACAAACTTTGTTGGGTGATGCTGCACAGTGGCAGGCGGAGTGGAAATGGGATGGCATTCGGGCACAACTCATCAAGCGCGATGGTGGCATCTACATTTGGAGCCGTGGTGAAGATTTAGCTACCGACAAGTTCCCGGAACTACATCCTTTTCTGCAACACTTACCGGATGGAACAGTAATAGATGGCGAAATATTAAGCTTCAAAGAGGGCCAGCCGTTACCTTTTGCTGTGTTACAAACCCGAATTGGTCGTAAAACACTGAACAAAAAAATACTGGAAGAAAGCCCTGTAGCCCTAATTGCTTATGACTGCTTAGAGTATAACGGGGAAGATATTCGTTATAAAACACAAGCAGAACGCCGCTTAGCATTAGAAAGCTTACAACAAACTACGCCGTTCCCAGAAATGTTCCGCATTTCGCCAATAATTACTTTTAACAGTTGGGAAGAACTGGCAGAAATTCGTGAACAATCGCGAGGCATGACAGCCGAAGGCATTATGCTGAAACGTAAGGAGGCACATTACCAGGTCGGTCGTCGGCGTGGCGATTGGTGGAAGTGGAAAATTGATCCGCTTTCTATTGATGCCGTTATGGTTTATGCGCAAAAAGGTCATGGGCGGAGAGCTGATTTATATACCGACTACACCTTTGCTGTATGGGATGGCGATAAGCTAGTACCTTTTGCCAAAGCCTATTCCGGGTTAACCGATACGGAAATTAACAAGGTAGATGCCTTTGTAAAACGCAATACGTTAGAGAAATTTGGTCCGGTACGTACTGTAAAGCCCGAACTGGTATTCGAAATAGGCTTTGAAGGAATCAATAAATCAACCCGCCACAAATCGGGCGTCGCCCTGCGCTTTCCCCGCATTTTACGCTGGCGGCATGATAAACCGAAAGAAGAGGCTGACACCATTGAAACATTAAAAGCCTTGTTAGGAGAGTAG
- a CDS encoding ligase-associated DNA damage response exonuclease has product MPDKPLLEFTDKGIYCSKGQFYIDPWQPVDDAVITHAHSDHAYAGHKHYLAHNLSREVLYYRLGSDINLRTVAYGETVHKNGVQISLHPAGHVIGSAQIRVESQGEVWVVSGDYKVEDDGVCTPFEPVPCHHFISECTFGLPIYKWKPQVDVFAEVNAWWKNNLENGLGTVIVGYSLGKAQRILQNLDSCNGPIFTHGVIENTNEALRRNGIVLQPTQRITADTPKEAIRKGIVIAPPSAVGTPWMRKFQPYSFGYCSGWMALRGAKRRRAADRGIILSDHADWDGLVSAIDATGCEKVYLTHGYTASFARYLSEIGFDAHEVHTLYGGEEEGTVQPESEPAPENENSNTSADNENLEGVEDTK; this is encoded by the coding sequence ATGCCCGATAAACCTTTGCTAGAATTTACAGATAAAGGTATTTACTGCTCCAAAGGTCAGTTCTACATTGACCCATGGCAGCCGGTAGATGATGCAGTTATTACCCATGCACACAGCGACCATGCCTATGCAGGTCATAAACATTATTTAGCGCACAACCTCTCACGCGAGGTATTGTATTACCGCTTAGGCAGCGATATTAACTTAAGAACCGTTGCCTACGGTGAAACCGTACACAAAAACGGTGTACAAATATCTCTGCACCCAGCCGGACATGTTATTGGTTCGGCACAAATCAGGGTGGAAAGCCAGGGCGAAGTTTGGGTAGTATCTGGTGATTATAAAGTAGAAGACGATGGGGTTTGTACGCCTTTTGAGCCGGTACCCTGTCATCATTTTATATCTGAATGTACCTTTGGTTTGCCTATATACAAGTGGAAGCCTCAGGTTGATGTTTTTGCTGAGGTAAATGCCTGGTGGAAAAACAATCTGGAAAATGGTTTGGGTACCGTAATTGTTGGCTACTCGCTAGGTAAGGCACAGCGTATTTTGCAAAATCTGGATAGTTGTAATGGCCCCATTTTTACGCATGGCGTTATTGAAAATACCAATGAAGCTTTACGCCGCAATGGCATTGTACTGCAACCTACCCAACGCATCACGGCCGATACGCCTAAAGAAGCTATACGCAAAGGTATTGTAATAGCGCCACCATCGGCAGTAGGTACACCCTGGATGCGGAAATTTCAACCTTACAGCTTTGGTTACTGCTCGGGCTGGATGGCTTTGCGTGGCGCCAAACGCCGCCGGGCGGCCGATCGTGGAATTATTCTTTCTGACCATGCCGACTGGGATGGCTTGGTAAGTGCTATTGATGCCACCGGCTGCGAAAAGGTATATCTTACCCACGGCTATACAGCCAGCTTTGCCCGTTACTTGAGTGAAATCGGTTTTGATGCACACGAAGTGCATACTTTATACGGTGGTGAGGAAGAAGGAACTGTACAGCCGGAAAGTGAACCTGCACCAGAAAATGAGAACTCAAATACATCAGCTGATAATGAAAATTTAGAAGGAGTGGAGGATACAAAATGA